In Fusobacterium sp., the following are encoded in one genomic region:
- a CDS encoding GNAT family N-acetyltransferase: MEKFQTKLDGFTIRFATEEECPLILKFIKELADYENLLNEVVATEEILKESIFINKKAQVVFGELNGEPVSFALFFNNFSTFLGRAGVYLEDLYVKPEYRNKGIGKIMLSFLGKIAKDNNYGRVEWWCLDWNKSSIEFYKKMGAIPMDEWTVFRVTGENLNKLAGEF; the protein is encoded by the coding sequence ATGGAAAAGTTTCAAACAAAATTAGATGGTTTTACTATAAGATTTGCAACTGAGGAAGAATGTCCTCTTATTTTAAAATTTATAAAAGAGCTTGCTGATTATGAAAACCTTTTAAATGAAGTAGTAGCAACTGAGGAAATATTAAAAGAATCTATATTTATAAATAAAAAAGCTCAGGTAGTTTTTGGAGAACTTAATGGAGAACCTGTAAGTTTTGCACTTTTCTTTAATAATTTTTCTACTTTTTTAGGAAGAGCAGGAGTATATCTTGAAGACCTTTATGTCAAACCTGAATACAGAAATAAAGGAATAGGAAAAATTATGCTTTCTTTTTTAGGCAAAATAGCAAAAGATAATAACTATGGAAGAGTAGAGTGGTGGTGTCTTGACTGGAATAAATCATCTATTGAATTTTATAAAAAAATGGGAGCCATTCCTATGGATGAATGGACAGTATTCAGAGTTACAGGAGAAAATTTAAATAAACTGGCAGGAGAATTTTAA